Within the Tursiops truncatus isolate mTurTru1 chromosome 12, mTurTru1.mat.Y, whole genome shotgun sequence genome, the region AAATTACAAATCCCGTTTTGTGAAGAACTGTTAGTGACCTAGTGTCAACGGCCTATGTGTTCTAAGTTGATTTCTTTTCACGGGAATTAATTAGTCTTGCCACCTTTGCCCACACACTCACAGCCCCCCGTACACCCTATTCGTCTTACCCACATTGTGGCGAGTGCACTTGTGGGGAAGAGGTCTTCATGCTATGTTATGTAGAAATTAACTGAGTCCTGAATATATGTGTTACGTCAGGATCTATAGCACGTGTCGGGGTTATAAAAGTAACACACAACCCCCTCTCCCATTTTTGCCTGGTTCACTCCTAGTCTTTAAGCCTTCACTCACATATCACCTTTAGGAAGTTTTCTCTGCTACCCTTAGGTTGAGTAGACTGttctttctctctgctcccaTATCACAGTATGTATAGCACCATCACTCCAGAGTTTGAGAGCCTGGCATATGCTAGACGTGTGTAATGAGAACTAGCCTAGTCTAGGGGTTCGGAAAGGGCCTTCCTGAGCAGATCACATTTAAACTGAGACTTGAAGCATGTGTGGGAGGTAGCCTGGCAAGGATGCTAACGTGGGCAGAGGATTAGCTGCAAGGAGACGAGAGAAGGGATTTCTAGGAAGCAAAAGAGATTCAGAATGTGTAGAGCATTGACATTCAAGAGAGGATAGAATTTCTTCAGGTTATCTGACTACTGAAAGCTTTGCATTAAGTAAATTATGTGATctgactttactttttaaaaattgacttgaCTGCTCTGTGGGCTCAGAGACGTAGAGGCCGGGAGACCAGCTGGGAAGCTGCTGGAGTAGTTGGGTCAGGTATAGGACAGTGGCAGTGGAGGAGGAGAGATTAGAGACAGCTCTATGGGTGTGACCAACAGGTTCTAGCGCTCCATCACATGTTGATTGTGaatttctgtctgtctttctccttAGACTGGGCGTGGTTCAGTGCAGTCACTGATGGCCTGCACGCATTCATATACTCAGTGTCTGGCACCATGTCAGCTACAGAGTAGGGGCCCCAGAACCACTTGTTGGACAGCCCATAGTTGAGGGAACAGCTAGGATAAAGTTAGATGGGAAGGCAGAATATGTTTACGGAGAAGTGAAATATGAAACACAGGCTAGTAAAAAGACttactaattctctcttcagttttttttgcAGTCCAAGGAATTACCATAGAGTAAAAGTACATTACTCAAACTCTTTATATACCTTAGTAGttgtattttatacatttgtttGAGATTTTCATAGCCTGTTCCTTGAAATGGCTGTTTTTATTTAGTATTGATTTTATTCAGATGTCTTGTTTTTTCCTTAATCTAGAACAGCCTGAAAAAATATCTCTCTTTAAAGGTAATTATAggcaattaattttttattgcacCCTTTTTACAGAGTGATGAAAGAAAAGACCAAACCTCAGGGTGGAGAAGGCAAAGGCGCTCAGTCAACCCCGATCCAGCACTCCTTCCTCACCGACGTCTCCGATGTCCAGGAGATGGAGAGGGGGCTCCTCAGCCTTTTGAATGACTTCCACTCTGGAAAACTCCAAGCATTCGGTAATCCATAGCTGTTTCTCTCTactctttttcttctcaagatgTTTGCATCATATTTTCTGCATGTATTTTGCAATTCCTTTTTGaagtgtcattttcttttatttaaaaaaaaacaacaacagtccAGAGGCATAAAACGCAATCAACCTAGATTTCATTTGTCATGGGATATAATTTGTCTTGTAAGATTTCAgggaaaaagttttttaaaaagagagagttaGTTGAACTGTTAAAGTAGGATTGCTGTTGAGGGACTAAGTATCTTGAAAGTGTGACAAACAAAAGGGACATTCTCTGTcaactgaaatattttagatttagTGTTTCAGTTTTAGAAAGACTCAAGATCATTTTTCTTTACCCTTTCAAGCCTAAACTTGTTTCTTGCTCACAATGCCTGACTTTCGAATATTAAAGAATCTGGCTTGATGAAGATGTAAGAACAGTTAACTGATCGTCCCAATAAAACTCTGAATAGGTATTTTTGTATATGAGTTCACAAAGTGTATGGTCAGATATTTCATGTTCAGCTTCCAGCTCACTTTATAAGCTTTTTCTGAtgataaaaattatttccctgcatttttaaaaagcaatctaaAACTTATTGAATGCACACATATGGAATCTCACACAAAAGCATAAATGTCATCAACATAAATATTGTGTTTTTAAGTGCTTGTCTTTCCCTCCCCAGCTCTTTTACTTGGCTTCCCTACCCCTTCCCTTACGCCCTCTACTGCCTccgcctccccccagccccaaccAGTTAActgtgtgacacacacacacacacacacacacacacacagacacacacacacagatttttcttttcattgttttctacAAATAGTATCTTATATACACTTTTCGGTGTCTTGCTTTGCTCACTAAACAATacctgatggggcttccctggtggcgcagtggttgagagtctgcctgccgatgcaggggacatgggttcgtgccccggtccaggaagatcccacatgccgtggagcgactgggcccgtgagccatggctgctgagcctgcacgtccagagcccgtgctccgcagcgggagaggccacaacagtgagaggcccgcgtaccgcaaaaaataaataaataaataaaataacaatacctGATGACAATCTCTCTGAGTCACCTGGTATAgctctaattcattctttttttaaatggctacatAATTTTCAAGTTGTGAATATACCCTGGTTTATTCAGCCATTTCTCTGTTGAAGGGCATTTACTTCGTCTCCAGTTTGGAGCCGCTAAACTCAGTGGTGTAGTGAACATCATTTTACATATATCCTTATGTGGCTGTTTTGATTTCTTTGGGATGGATTCCCatgagtgggattactgggtcaaagcATAGaggtaattttaatattaataaaagtatCCAGATTGCTTTTCAGAAAAGCTACTGCACTTTTAGTTTTCATTAGCAATTTATGAAACAACTCTTTTCCCTGAATTCCCACCAGCTAATAGGTATGACcagctttttcatttttgccagcCTGTTGGTGtaaagagttttttttattactgttgaGTTTGAATAGCCATGAATGTTTGTTAAGCGGTTGGATTGCTCTTTTTTAGGACCTTTACCCAgttttttatttggttatttatccttttgtttttatttactaagAGCCCTTTGCATATTTTAGGTACTAACCCTCTGacctcttttgtttttatttttttaagcaacatTAGTGTGTCTCTATATTTTAAGCAACATTAGTGTGGATTTTATGGTATACATCAccttataaaagttttaaatttttgtatactcaaatatgtctattttttcttatagTCTCTGGGTTTCCAGTCATGGTTATACTATTATTTGaaaagaagacattaaaacaCGTTATTTATTTCACAAAGATGTTTTATGACATCCCTTCCTCCTTGCTTTACTCCATCCCGGTaaggtggcatctttagaatactttcacttccctctcccctctcttctctcccacccttGAGATATAATCTCTGGatcaattttacttcttcactTTTCTCCCCAACACCCTTCCTGCCCTAACTTTTAAGTGACTTTGTATTCTTGGATTGAAGTCTCTGTTATTCGATGGTTTGCTATATATAAGCATTGCAGATGAGAAGTTGATTGCCAGttggattctttctttctttttttttaaaaagatttatttattatttattttattttatttttggctgagtcaggtcttagttgcagcatgcggcaTCTTCTATTGCGGCACaggggctcttcgttgtggtgcacgggcttctctctagttctggcatgcgggttttctctctctagttgtggtgtgcaggctccagggcacgtgggctctgtagttgtggcgtgcgggttcccgagggcatgggctctgtagttttgcaACACGCAGGCTCTCTAATTGAGGCATGCAAGCTCGgtagctgtggcgtgtgggcttagcaGCCCcacgacatgtggaatcttagttccctgaccagggattgaacccgcatcccctgcattgtaaggcggattctttaccactggaccaccagggaagtccctggattctTTCTTACCAAGTAACTTTTTTCAATCTCAATGCTTGAAAGATattcttctttatctttaaagtttAAGCCTTTACCAGAATATGCTTAGGACCGTATCATCCCTGCCTGGAAATCAGTGAGCCCTTCATATCTGCCAACTCATCTTTCATCTCaaggaacatttttttctattggtcatttatttctcctccatCTGTTCCTTTTTATCCTTTTGGAGATTCTGTTGTTCTCATGTTAGGTCACCTGGGTCCATCCCCTGACTCTCTTCTCTTGTTCCTTGTGATTTCTacctctttatatttttactctatattgttttcctctgtctatataatatatgtacatctttatatgtatacacacacacacacacacacacacacacacacacacacacacacacacacacacacatatatatctcttGAGGTAGTTCTTCCACTTGACCTTCCAGGTTGCTAACTGTTGAAAAACATcattaaaatagaggaaatatgAGATATTTTACTATGAAGAAAGGATGATTTTGAAAGAGCTGTAACTAGCTTTAAAATTATTAGTAGTCCTTAACATAATGTAATATAGTCAATTTATGAAGATGTTATAAAGCTGGCTAGAGGAAAAGATAGTATAATTTacattaattcatatttattcaaGATACATACTTCAACTTTAGCTGAGCTATATTATGcctttgagaaaaatcaaaggtttggggaggggaaaatgaTAGTATCAAGAATTTGGAGAGGCTGTACTGAAACGGaatgaaaatatgtaatatttcacGTATATACATCAGTTGATCTGGGCAGATAATGCTACCTCAGAGGAGTCTAGTCAATAAACAACGCAAGACCTATCCTTTAGCAATAAGTTGTCTTTCTCTACTGTGTATACATTGTGGTTCTCATGCTTCATTACATTCTTCacactttattaatattttcacttatatttctTAAAGGAGGAGTACACGGTTGGTTGGCAGAATGATTCATGGTTGAAGTCCTTATAGGACTCTTAGTTTCACTCAgatcattataaaatgttgggTTACTAAGTTGTTGTttattttgcagtatgcaggcctctcactgctgtggcctatcccataacggagcacaggctccagatgcgcaggcccagcggccacggcctacgggcccacgggcccacgggcccacaggcccagccactccgcagcatgtgggatcctcccggaccggggcacgaacccgcgtcccctgaatcggcaggcagactcccaaccactgtgccaccagggaagcccctgggttacTCAGTTTTAATGGCAGTTGTCAACTAGGACGTGAATAGATGGTGTTAACACCCCTCTATATAttactattgaaaaaattttttttacctaaAGGGTTCTttcattcttaaattttttttctatatcattttttaatgcccatgattattttttagattgtTGTGTTCCTGGTTGGAgatttgatttataattttacacAGAAAATATGCAGTCATTAATGtaatttacaaaagaaggaaaaccaatTTCTTTTAAGCACCTTGACTTTAGAAGTTTCTCCTCAAGACAGTTAGTTTGACCTATCCTAATCTTTATTAATGTTCTGGAATGTTCCCCCAGGAAATGAATGTTCCATTGAACAGATGGAACATGTTCGGGGAATGCAGGAGAAATTAGCTCGCTTGAATTTGGAGCTCTATGGGGAGCTAGAGGAACTTCCTGAGGATAAGAGAAAAGCAGCCAGTGACTCCAATCTGGATAGGCTTCTGTCTGATGTGAGTACAGTCctctttctttactcttttcttaatcaaaatttttattgagataaaattcaccattttaaccattttaaagtataaattcagtgatttttagtatattcacaatgttgtgcagaCATCACCACATCTAatatcagaacattttcatcactccaaaaagaaatcctgtaccTCTCAGtgctctcctcccccatcccccagcaaCTGCCAATCTATTTTCAGTCTCTATAgatctgcctattctggacatttcatataaatgaaaagcataaaatacGTGGCTTTTTatgtctggattctttcacttagtgtaatgttttcaagttttatccatgttgGACTTCATACTCTTTTTTGAAAGCAATATATCCAAGGATATATTGGGATCCAATATATCCTTATATTTACATCTAAGCACATTTTCTGGGATATTGGcaaatctaaaaggaaaatatttgcttCTGTACATATAAAAGATCTTAAGATATAGAAGATAGTAGGTCAAAAGATCCTGGCATGATTAATGCATTTTGCCTTATTTACTCAGGTGGTAGTTACTTATAGTGTGTTTGGTGTTTATGGTAATTTAGCAGGTTGCCATGTGTTTTTGCTTGCAAaggttgctgtaacaaagtaccacagactgggtggcttaagcaacagaaattaattttctcacagttctggaggctgagagctggagaccaaggtgtcagcagagttggtttcttctgaggtctctctccttggcttgttgAAA harbors:
- the CCDC28A gene encoding coiled-coil domain-containing protein 28A isoform X1, whose translation is MEERKVKRRSPKSFSAHSTQGVNAKKNAIPVSKSTGFSNPASQSTSQRPKLKRVMKEKTKPQGGEGKGAQSTPIQHSFLTDVSDVQEMERGLLSLLNDFHSGKLQAFGNECSIEQMEHVRGMQEKLARLNLELYGELEELPEDKRKAASDSNLDRLLSDLEELNSSINPRAALSNMAATSQVTTEHTKCRQHGLTCALSITCTPDFKDLE
- the CCDC28A gene encoding coiled-coil domain-containing protein 28A isoform X2 — translated: MEERKVKRRSPKSFSAHSTQGVNAKKNAIPVSKSTGFSNPASQSTSQRPKLKRVMKEKTKPQGGEGKGAQSTPIQHSFLTDVSDVQEMERGLLSLLNDFHSGKLQAFGNECSIEQMEHVRGMQEKLARLNLELYGELEELPEDKRKAASDSNLDRLLSDLEELNSSIQKLHLADAQDVPNTSAG
- the CCDC28A gene encoding coiled-coil domain-containing protein 28A isoform X3 gives rise to the protein MKEKTKPQGGEGKGAQSTPIQHSFLTDVSDVQEMERGLLSLLNDFHSGKLQAFGNECSIEQMEHVRGMQEKLARLNLELYGELEELPEDKRKAASDSNLDRLLSDLEELNSSINPRAALSNMAATSQVTTEHTKCRQHGLTCALSITCTPDFKDLE